In Lewinellaceae bacterium, a single window of DNA contains:
- a CDS encoding SUMF1/EgtB/PvdO family nonheme iron enzyme, which yields MKASIYLSLLFPLITSLNWKLAYAQPSRPQNYALFFACEDYQDERLAHLQNPVKNAKEIALELETAYGFQTEVVVNPTLKAIEEKLKEYKHKFAQGEHTPAGQLMVYFSGHGGEERENKNGYFLPVDADPDRLYSTAVLYSYWRPFINNINCEHILVAIDACFSGTFDPGWYNRARTFERPQEWTDVQRMVEAHKKYKTRLFLTSATDVETPDKSKFAKKFLEGLRGHGGKDGILTYSELLALLDTASPRPHNGEFGDDEAGSNFLFVSNTRPPEGEEPEPPVTQLSEEENMWQLARRQNKLLVYRAYLANYPQGKYSAEAHEAINRLSSLDDLDDMIFVAGGSFAMGCSSGDCEKDEQPLRQVAVDSFWIGIHEVTFETYDAFCDSTQREKPDDKGWGRGSLPAINVSWYDAVEYCNWLSKEHGYREVYVINKEKPDAGNQNSLDGKKWIVQIDTVADGYRLPTEAEWEYAARSRGQEMLYAGTSSPDDLAHYANFCDSNCSRKVKGKNDGFAHTAPAGSLQPNALGLYDMSGNVYEWCWDWYADSEYAHNDRVANPLGPPSGAYRVGRGGSWRNKPEEVRTASRYYYTPSFTYFNFGFRLAKNR from the coding sequence ATGAAAGCATCTATCTATCTAAGCTTGCTTTTTCCCCTAATCACCAGCCTGAATTGGAAACTCGCCTATGCCCAACCATCCCGCCCCCAAAACTACGCCCTCTTTTTTGCCTGCGAAGATTATCAGGACGAGCGGCTGGCCCATCTGCAGAACCCGGTGAAAAATGCGAAGGAGATCGCTTTGGAGTTGGAAACAGCCTATGGTTTTCAAACGGAGGTGGTGGTCAATCCTACGCTGAAAGCGATAGAAGAAAAGCTGAAAGAATACAAGCATAAATTTGCGCAGGGAGAGCACACCCCCGCCGGTCAGCTTATGGTCTACTTCTCCGGGCATGGCGGTGAGGAGAGAGAAAATAAGAACGGCTACTTTCTTCCTGTTGATGCCGATCCGGATCGATTGTACAGCACTGCTGTTCTATATTCTTACTGGCGGCCTTTCATCAACAACATCAACTGCGAGCATATCCTGGTCGCCATCGACGCCTGCTTCAGCGGCACGTTCGACCCGGGATGGTACAACCGCGCCCGCACCTTTGAGCGCCCCCAGGAATGGACCGATGTACAGAGAATGGTAGAAGCCCATAAGAAATACAAAACCCGCCTCTTCCTCACCTCGGCAACCGATGTGGAAACGCCGGATAAATCCAAATTTGCCAAAAAATTCCTCGAAGGGTTGCGCGGGCACGGGGGCAAGGATGGCATACTTACCTACAGCGAATTGCTGGCCCTGCTCGATACCGCCAGCCCCCGCCCCCACAACGGCGAATTTGGCGACGACGAAGCAGGCTCCAACTTCCTGTTCGTTTCCAATACCCGGCCACCGGAGGGGGAGGAGCCCGAGCCGCCTGTAACCCAATTGAGCGAGGAAGAGAATATGTGGCAACTGGCCCGCCGGCAAAACAAGCTGCTCGTTTACCGGGCTTATTTAGCGAACTACCCCCAGGGCAAATACAGCGCTGAGGCCCACGAGGCCATCAACCGGCTTTCCTCCCTGGACGACCTCGACGACATGATATTCGTCGCCGGCGGCTCGTTTGCCATGGGCTGCTCTTCCGGCGATTGCGAAAAGGACGAACAACCCCTCCGGCAGGTGGCGGTGGATAGCTTCTGGATCGGCATCCACGAAGTGACATTTGAAACATACGACGCTTTTTGCGACTCCACCCAGCGGGAGAAACCGGATGACAAGGGCTGGGGGCGCGGCTCGCTTCCGGCAATCAACGTGAGCTGGTACGACGCAGTTGAATACTGCAACTGGCTGAGCAAAGAACATGGCTACCGGGAAGTATATGTCATCAATAAAGAAAAACCGGATGCCGGCAACCAAAATTCTTTGGACGGCAAAAAGTGGATCGTCCAGATAGACACCGTTGCCGACGGCTACCGCCTGCCGACGGAGGCGGAGTGGGAATACGCCGCCCGCAGCCGGGGCCAGGAGATGCTTTACGCCGGAACCTCTTCCCCGGACGACCTGGCCCACTACGCCAATTTCTGCGACAGCAACTGCTCCAGGAAAGTGAAGGGCAAAAACGACGGCTTTGCCCATACCGCGCCGGCGGGCAGCCTCCAGCCCAACGCCCTCGGCCTGTACGACATGAGCGGCAACGTCTACGAATGGTGCTGGGACTGGTACGCCGACAGCGAGTACGCCCATAACGACAGGGTGGCCAACCCGCTGGGCCCTCCCTCCGGTGCCTACCGCGTCGGCCGCGGCGGCTCCTGGCGCAACAAACCGGAAGAGGTCAGAACGGCCAGCCGCTATTATTATACGCCTTCGTTTACCTACTTCAATTTTGGGTTCCGCCTGGCGAAAAATCGGTGA
- a CDS encoding AAA family ATPase, which translates to MLFWEKVLRSMIYRIDIENYKSIRKQEIQLDQLNILIGPNGSGKSNFISLFRFLEQLSDQQLSNYVFQSGGINSLLYNGYEESRYLKVNLDLLQDNSSPFHNIYEFTISSDGETFRVEDEALGFWDTQRFSTAKMYPRSTTPSQEAQIKVAPYKDNVFKVARYVYKYLKDLRLFHFHDTSDNTQMKLPQPIEDVYFFKPEGENIAPILLHFREKYYDYYQRIIESTRLIYPLFHDFVLEESPKAKGKIVLRWKERTSRQIFTAKQISDGTLRFICLATLLIQPPHTSYVPSTIVLDEPELGLHPFAIQVLSELLQKASLNKQIIVATQSVNLINYFRPEDLLIVDRDEKGATAFKRLHDKDFDAWLEDYSLGQLWENNFFGGRP; encoded by the coding sequence TTGCTATTTTGGGAAAAAGTATTAAGGTCAATGATTTATCGAATTGACATTGAGAATTATAAAAGCATTAGGAAACAGGAAATTCAGCTAGATCAACTGAATATCCTCATTGGGCCCAATGGCTCCGGGAAGAGTAATTTTATCAGCCTTTTTCGGTTTTTAGAGCAATTGAGCGATCAACAGTTATCGAATTATGTCTTTCAATCTGGTGGCATCAACAGTCTTTTATATAATGGCTATGAGGAAAGTAGATATTTGAAAGTAAATCTGGACCTGCTCCAGGATAATTCATCCCCCTTTCACAATATTTATGAGTTCACTATTTCATCCGATGGAGAAACATTTCGGGTGGAAGATGAAGCATTGGGATTCTGGGACACTCAAAGATTTTCCACTGCGAAAATGTACCCGAGGAGTACAACCCCTTCACAGGAAGCCCAGATTAAAGTAGCTCCTTACAAGGATAATGTTTTTAAAGTTGCCAGGTATGTTTATAAATATTTAAAAGACCTCAGGCTTTTCCACTTCCACGACACCAGTGACAATACCCAAATGAAGCTCCCTCAGCCAATTGAGGATGTCTATTTTTTCAAACCGGAAGGAGAGAATATTGCCCCTATATTATTGCATTTCCGTGAAAAATACTACGACTATTATCAACGCATAATTGAAAGTACCCGATTGATTTATCCGCTTTTCCACGATTTCGTACTTGAGGAAAGTCCAAAAGCTAAAGGAAAAATCGTGCTTCGTTGGAAGGAAAGAACCAGCAGGCAAATCTTTACGGCCAAGCAAATTTCCGACGGAACCCTTCGATTCATTTGTTTAGCTACCTTATTGATACAGCCTCCGCATACTTCCTACGTGCCATCTACTATTGTTTTAGATGAGCCTGAACTTGGGCTTCACCCTTTTGCCATTCAGGTGCTTTCCGAATTGCTTCAAAAAGCTTCCCTGAATAAACAGATCATAGTAGCTACTCAAAGCGTTAATCTGATCAATTATTTTCGCCCGGAAGACCTCCTCATTGTTGACCGTGATGAAAAAGGGGCTACGGCATTTAAAAGATTACATGACAAAGACTTCGATGCCTGGCTGGAAGACTATTCTCTTGGACAGCTATGGGAAAATAATTTTTTTGGAGGTAGGCCGTAA
- a CDS encoding DUF4276 family protein produces the protein MAHIFLIVEGATEEQFYKKTLQGYFINPDGSYRHYIEAVQMPSKKNIYSRENKGGRVSYQACVNNVRRFLNQASHADLFMLIFDYYGLDVTFKDHLTPMQASMNDQVDAIQKRLETEINNPRFRFRLQVHEFEAFLFSKPEIIAEHFSKPSSLEAIRQVLSQFGNDPEMINDDPKTVPSKRLDRLFDKFGKTSDGLIIAQKIGVAGIREKCRRFDQMCREIDRL, from the coding sequence ATGGCTCATATTTTTCTGATTGTAGAAGGAGCAACAGAAGAGCAATTCTATAAGAAAACACTTCAGGGTTACTTTATTAATCCAGATGGTTCTTACCGCCATTACATTGAAGCAGTTCAAATGCCTTCCAAGAAGAATATTTATTCTCGTGAAAATAAAGGTGGGCGTGTCTCTTACCAGGCTTGTGTAAATAACGTCCGTCGCTTCTTAAACCAAGCAAGCCATGCTGATCTTTTTATGCTTATCTTCGATTATTACGGTTTGGATGTTACTTTTAAGGACCATCTTACCCCTATGCAAGCTTCAATGAACGATCAGGTAGATGCAATTCAAAAACGACTGGAAACTGAGATAAACAATCCACGGTTCAGATTCAGGTTACAAGTCCACGAATTTGAAGCATTTCTTTTTTCAAAACCAGAAATCATCGCTGAACACTTTTCTAAACCTTCTTCACTTGAAGCCATTCGCCAGGTGTTATCTCAATTTGGAAATGATCCGGAAATGATAAATGATGATCCGAAGACTGTACCTTCGAAGAGGCTTGATAGGCTTTTTGACAAATTCGGAAAAACTTCAGACGGCTTGATCATTGCCCAAAAAATTGGAGTGGCTGGTATTCGGGAGAAATGTAGAAGATTCGATCAAATGTGCAGGGAAATTGACCGGCTTTAG
- the lipA gene encoding lipoyl synthase, producing MLELPIVDKKEPRKRKPDWLRVKLPIGPNYKKVRSLVDDFNLHTICQSGNCPNMGECWGAGTATFMILGNTCTRSCSFCAVKTGRPPEYDEDEPRRVAEAIDLMGVKHAVITSVNRDERKDRGAEIWHQTVRAVKERTPHVTIETLIPDVRATWWALERMISAGQEVVSHNMETVEALYRKVRPQAKYHRSLEQIQRTKDFGKRTKSGIMVGLGETAEQVYQTMDDLLAHGCDVLTIGQYLQPTKMHLEVTEYVHPDQFAEYKEVGLSKGFAFVESAPLVRSSYHAERHL from the coding sequence ATGCTCGAACTACCCATAGTAGATAAGAAAGAACCGAGAAAGAGAAAGCCGGACTGGCTGCGCGTCAAGCTGCCGATCGGCCCCAACTACAAGAAAGTGCGCAGCCTGGTCGATGATTTCAACCTGCACACCATCTGCCAGAGCGGCAACTGCCCCAATATGGGCGAGTGCTGGGGCGCCGGCACGGCCACCTTCATGATATTGGGCAATACCTGCACCCGATCCTGCTCTTTCTGTGCCGTCAAGACCGGCCGCCCGCCGGAGTACGACGAAGACGAGCCGCGCCGCGTGGCCGAGGCCATCGACCTGATGGGCGTCAAACACGCTGTGATCACCTCCGTCAACCGCGATGAACGCAAAGACCGGGGCGCCGAAATCTGGCATCAAACCGTGCGCGCCGTTAAAGAACGCACCCCCCACGTAACCATCGAAACTCTCATCCCCGACGTGCGGGCCACCTGGTGGGCCCTGGAACGCATGATCAGCGCCGGCCAGGAGGTCGTCTCCCACAATATGGAAACAGTGGAGGCCCTCTACCGCAAGGTGCGCCCCCAGGCCAAGTACCACCGCAGCCTGGAGCAGATACAGCGCACCAAAGACTTCGGCAAACGCACCAAGTCGGGCATCATGGTCGGCCTGGGCGAAACCGCCGAGCAGGTCTACCAAACCATGGACGACCTGCTGGCCCACGGCTGCGACGTGCTGACCATCGGCCAGTACCTGCAACCGACTAAAATGCACCTGGAAGTGACCGAATATGTGCATCCCGATCAGTTCGCCGAGTATAAGGAGGTGGGCTTGTCCAAAGGCTTTGCTTTTGTGGAGAGCGCGCCGCTGGTGCGGTCGTCTTATCATGCGGAGCGGCATTTGTAA
- a CDS encoding GTP-binding protein: MTTKKVLITGSSGVGKTSIFNRFVHDTFSERPLSAIGLRVDKKVMEANGQPLALILWEIKGEVSREKVPRTYFMGASAAVYVFDLSRPGSLKNMEADLALIRRALPGCLVRVVGNKKDLLSREELLVMERETRADCFTSARTGENVEALFREVGQELMKQ; the protein is encoded by the coding sequence ATGACCACAAAAAAAGTGCTGATCACCGGCAGCAGCGGCGTTGGGAAGACCTCGATCTTCAACCGCTTTGTGCACGACACCTTCAGCGAAAGGCCGTTGTCTGCTATTGGATTGAGAGTGGACAAGAAAGTAATGGAGGCAAACGGGCAGCCATTGGCCCTTATCCTGTGGGAGATCAAAGGAGAAGTATCCCGGGAAAAAGTACCCCGGACGTATTTTATGGGCGCCAGCGCTGCCGTCTACGTCTTCGACCTGAGCCGCCCGGGCAGCCTTAAAAACATGGAAGCCGACCTGGCCCTCATCCGAAGGGCGCTGCCGGGCTGCCTCGTCCGGGTCGTCGGCAATAAAAAAGACCTGCTGAGCCGGGAGGAACTCCTCGTTATGGAGCGCGAAACCCGCGCCGACTGCTTCACCAGTGCCCGGACCGGCGAAAATGTGGAGGCCTTGTTCCGGGAGGTCGGGCAGGAATTGATGAAGCAATAG
- a CDS encoding polysaccharide deacetylase family protein, with translation MKILVYVPSVSPRVKYAFRILFRSCLKAEYTLTSRREAYLAAGGPRVNYSLAPLAEGELWLPAGPLLWEEGIGAQNIELFHLQGLPAFFQMAAEEATFPFDLPALAFYLASRYEEHLPFAADKLGRFPASQSLAFREGFLQQPLVNQWALRLAQLLEQRFPDLHITRPAYRFLPTYDVDMAWAYRHRPLWLNLAGTLRELATARWGLAYSRWACLLGNRPDPFDTFSYLRQLHRSEGLSALFFFLLGDHNRHDKNIPVDNPAFRKLIARVADTRSVGLHPSYASNYKEGQLRKEVKRLKKITGENVVRSRQHFLLLRFPDTYRRLVEQGIQEDYSMGFADAAGFRAGLSTPFYWYDLETEQIQPLKIFPFAAMDVTLRRYMALKPEAALGRLRELCLRCRETGGSFITLWHNSSFSEEHGWKGWREVYEEMLADAGRRDG, from the coding sequence ATGAAGATACTGGTATACGTTCCATCTGTAAGCCCCAGGGTAAAATATGCCTTTCGCATACTCTTCCGGTCTTGCCTGAAAGCCGAATACACCCTGACTTCCCGGCGGGAGGCCTACCTGGCGGCGGGCGGGCCAAGGGTCAATTACAGCCTCGCTCCGCTGGCGGAAGGAGAATTGTGGCTTCCCGCCGGCCCTCTGTTGTGGGAGGAAGGCATAGGAGCGCAGAACATTGAGTTGTTCCACCTCCAGGGCTTGCCTGCATTTTTTCAGATGGCGGCTGAAGAAGCTACCTTTCCTTTTGACCTTCCGGCGCTGGCGTTTTATCTGGCCAGCCGTTACGAAGAACACCTGCCCTTTGCAGCCGACAAACTCGGGCGCTTCCCCGCCAGCCAGAGCCTGGCCTTCCGGGAAGGCTTCCTCCAGCAGCCGCTCGTCAACCAGTGGGCCCTCCGTCTCGCTCAATTGCTGGAACAACGCTTTCCCGACCTGCACATCACCCGCCCGGCCTACCGTTTTCTGCCTACTTACGATGTGGATATGGCCTGGGCCTACCGCCACCGCCCCCTCTGGCTCAACCTCGCCGGAACGCTGCGCGAGCTGGCTACCGCCCGCTGGGGGCTGGCCTACAGCCGCTGGGCCTGCCTGCTGGGCAACCGGCCCGACCCCTTTGACACCTTCTCCTACCTCCGGCAACTGCATCGCTCAGAGGGCTTGTCCGCCCTCTTCTTTTTCCTGCTGGGCGACCACAACCGGCATGACAAAAACATTCCCGTTGACAACCCGGCATTTCGGAAGCTGATCGCCCGGGTGGCCGATACGCGCAGCGTGGGGTTGCACCCTTCTTACGCCTCCAATTATAAAGAGGGGCAGTTGCGCAAGGAAGTAAAAAGGCTGAAAAAGATCACGGGAGAAAACGTGGTGCGCAGCCGGCAGCATTTTCTGCTCCTCCGGTTTCCGGACACCTACCGGCGGCTGGTGGAACAGGGCATACAGGAAGACTACAGCATGGGCTTCGCCGACGCGGCGGGCTTCCGGGCAGGCTTGTCCACTCCTTTCTACTGGTACGACCTGGAGACCGAACAGATACAACCGCTGAAAATCTTCCCCTTTGCCGCCATGGATGTGACTCTGCGCCGGTATATGGCCCTGAAACCAGAGGCGGCCCTCGGCCGGCTCCGGGAATTGTGCCTGCGCTGCCGGGAAACCGGCGGCTCCTTCATTACTTTGTGGCACAACAGTTCTTTTTCCGAAGAACACGGCTGGAAAGGCTGGCGGGAGGTGTATGAAGAAATGTTGGCCGATGCCGGGCGGCGGGACGGTTAA
- the upp gene encoding uracil phosphoribosyltransferase — MIFNLSETNSIANHFVAEIRDARRQQDSMRFRRNLERIGEVLAYEISKELDYLEKDIETPLGVAKVNMPVNRIVLATILRAGLPFHQGMLNYFDYAGNAFVSAYRKHHKDGTFDIRLEYISCPDLNDAVLIVSDPMLATGASMSLATKELLEFGQPKQIHFATAIASAAGLDHIRRIFPDARVWMAALDEELTGKAYIVPGLGDAGDLSYGDKGGVDV; from the coding sequence ATGATCTTCAATCTAAGTGAAACCAACTCGATAGCCAACCACTTCGTAGCTGAAATAAGGGACGCCAGGAGGCAACAGGACAGCATGCGCTTCCGCCGCAACCTCGAACGGATCGGCGAAGTGCTGGCCTATGAGATCAGTAAAGAACTGGACTATCTGGAAAAGGATATAGAAACCCCGCTCGGCGTCGCAAAGGTCAACATGCCGGTGAACAGGATCGTGCTGGCAACCATCCTGCGGGCAGGCCTGCCGTTCCATCAGGGCATGCTCAACTATTTTGACTATGCCGGCAACGCTTTTGTCTCCGCCTACCGCAAACACCATAAAGACGGCACTTTTGACATCCGCCTGGAATACATTTCCTGCCCCGACCTGAATGACGCCGTACTGATCGTTTCCGACCCCATGCTGGCCACCGGCGCATCCATGTCGCTGGCTACCAAAGAGCTCCTGGAGTTCGGCCAGCCCAAGCAAATCCACTTTGCCACGGCTATCGCCTCCGCCGCCGGCCTTGACCACATTCGCCGGATCTTCCCGGATGCCCGTGTCTGGATGGCCGCCCTGGATGAGGAACTGACCGGCAAGGCCTACATCGTGCCCGGCCTGGGAGACGCCGGAGACCTCAGCTATGGAGATAAGGGGGGGGTGGATGTTTGA
- a CDS encoding DNA alkylation repair protein — protein MFFPDYIERFGMEDYAVAVGTMERLTAFTSCEFAVRPFIKKHEGQMLEQMLGWSEHSSHHVRRLASEGSRPRLPWAMALPKLKKDPSPILPILENLKVDSSEYVRRSVANNLNDISKDNPDVALSVFRDWIGHSPETNRIVKHGCRTLLKQGVPEAMELFGYSYPCRTSAKLPPDHYPPALSGAARAVPHCQWG, from the coding sequence ATGTTCTTCCCGGATTACATCGAGCGTTTTGGGATGGAAGACTATGCGGTAGCGGTAGGAACGATGGAACGCCTGACAGCCTTTACCAGCTGCGAGTTTGCCGTGCGCCCCTTTATCAAAAAGCACGAGGGCCAGATGCTGGAGCAGATGCTGGGCTGGTCGGAACACTCCAGCCATCACGTGCGCCGGCTGGCCAGCGAGGGGAGCCGTCCCCGCCTGCCCTGGGCGATGGCCCTGCCCAAATTGAAAAAAGATCCGTCGCCGATACTGCCCATTCTCGAAAACCTAAAAGTAGATTCATCAGAGTACGTCCGCCGCTCAGTAGCCAACAACCTCAACGACATCTCCAAAGACAACCCGGACGTTGCCCTTTCCGTTTTCCGGGACTGGATCGGCCATAGCCCGGAGACGAACCGCATCGTCAAACACGGCTGCCGCACCTTGCTCAAACAGGGGGTGCCGGAAGCCATGGAACTGTTCGGTTACAGCTACCCTTGTCGAACGTCGGCAAAGCTTCCGCCCGATCACTACCCGCCGGCACTATCCGGGGCTGCACGAGCTGTCCCTCATTGCCAATGGGGTTGA
- a CDS encoding tetratricopeptide repeat protein, translating to MKSRQIVLGVLLLAFLAGCTPKTTEPTASTDNKEEPVAPVKPPKKEEELSPCPKFKDAPNPDDAETHYVLYRDFLKVNEWNKAFQMWKKVYEVAPAADGRRNTVYADGIRFYEYFISQTQDSARIHAYVDTIFSIYDEIDRCYPEGGYIPARKAFDLYYKYSYRASKKEIYDMFKKAIDTDGAKTPDFVLNPFSALLVELYDAGEVTQEEAYKYQRMVRKVLENGLRTCKGKACDRWKIIEEYAPVRLDYFETVQGFYPCEYYMEKYYPDFEANPEDCDVMRTVYSRLKWGGCSESDEKFRALIRVGNQNCKPEPGPAELAYILLREAKYPEAIEAFQKAIEEETDVNKKANYALTIAKVYNVHLRNFPRARQWALQAADMRSGWGEPYILIGRLYASSGPLCGPGRGWDSQVVTWVAIDMWNKAKNIDPSVSAEANKWIRQYSQYMPNREDVFIRNLKAGDSYYIGCWIQASTTIRTSD from the coding sequence ATGAAATCCAGACAGATTGTTCTGGGGGTGCTGCTCCTGGCCTTCCTGGCGGGCTGCACGCCCAAAACCACAGAACCTACTGCCTCAACCGACAACAAGGAAGAGCCCGTCGCCCCGGTCAAACCTCCCAAAAAAGAGGAAGAACTGAGCCCCTGCCCCAAATTCAAAGACGCGCCCAACCCGGATGACGCCGAGACGCACTATGTGCTCTACCGAGACTTCCTGAAGGTGAATGAATGGAACAAGGCCTTCCAGATGTGGAAAAAAGTCTACGAGGTGGCGCCTGCCGCCGACGGCCGCCGCAACACGGTCTACGCCGACGGCATCCGCTTCTACGAATATTTTATCTCCCAAACCCAGGATTCCGCCCGGATACACGCTTACGTCGACACCATCTTTTCCATTTATGACGAAATCGACCGCTGTTACCCGGAAGGCGGATACATCCCGGCGCGCAAAGCGTTCGACCTGTACTACAAATACTCCTACCGGGCCAGCAAAAAGGAGATTTACGATATGTTCAAAAAAGCCATCGACACCGATGGCGCCAAGACGCCGGACTTTGTGCTCAACCCCTTCTCCGCGCTGCTGGTGGAACTGTACGATGCCGGCGAAGTAACCCAGGAGGAAGCCTACAAATACCAGAGGATGGTCAGAAAGGTGCTGGAGAACGGCCTGAGAACCTGCAAAGGCAAAGCCTGCGACCGCTGGAAGATCATCGAGGAATACGCGCCGGTGCGCCTGGACTATTTCGAGACGGTTCAGGGTTTTTATCCCTGCGAGTACTACATGGAAAAGTACTATCCGGACTTCGAGGCCAATCCGGAAGACTGCGACGTGATGCGCACCGTATACAGCCGCCTGAAGTGGGGCGGATGTTCCGAATCGGATGAAAAATTCCGCGCCCTCATCCGGGTGGGCAACCAGAATTGCAAGCCCGAACCTGGCCCGGCGGAGCTGGCCTACATCCTGCTGCGGGAGGCCAAATACCCCGAAGCCATTGAAGCTTTTCAGAAGGCGATTGAGGAGGAAACCGATGTGAACAAGAAGGCCAACTACGCGCTGACCATCGCCAAGGTCTACAACGTGCACCTGCGCAATTTCCCCCGTGCCCGCCAATGGGCACTGCAGGCTGCCGACATGCGCTCCGGATGGGGCGAGCCCTACATCCTCATCGGCCGGCTCTATGCCTCCAGCGGCCCCCTCTGCGGACCGGGCCGCGGCTGGGACAGCCAGGTGGTGACCTGGGTGGCCATCGACATGTGGAACAAGGCTAAAAATATTGACCCCAGCGTGTCCGCCGAGGCGAACAAATGGATTCGCCAATACAGCCAGTACATGCCCAACCGGGAGGACGTCTTCATCCGCAACCTCAAGGCCGGCGACAGCTATTACATCGGCTGCTGGATACAAGCGTCGACGACGATCCGGACGTCGGATTAG
- a CDS encoding gliding motility-associated C-terminal domain-containing protein, which translates to MRYRFFLPLFLLCSAVALSAQTTVGLVAYYTLDSMYRDVTGNTANIGTPAGGPYFTCGAEGQALALDGQDDEVVILSGPVNNEFDDEDVTVSLYFKPTGGDGTQYLLSKRSPSCFGGNEFYIRYVPATRTINAVFLETPDKSAFLAKKIANTACWQHVAVVREGGRARLYLNGERVQLVTTANRLDIFNDGDLTIGNSDCKTAAERPFKGLIDELRVYNRALDDKDIRELYFAPDQIRRESAVVNVFLGGSVDIALTNTCASSFNWTPAEGVSNPSAPEPSITPKEKGEILYSVALADTISACVATDSILINVIDPDDLDCNDISLPNAFTPNGDGLNETFGISNPYTVQQLVSFDVIDRWGNKVFSTADPFERWDGFYRGQAVNSGVMRYQVSFICEGEEKVLTGIVSILR; encoded by the coding sequence ATGAGATACCGCTTTTTTCTTCCTTTATTTTTGCTTTGCAGCGCCGTTGCCCTTTCTGCGCAGACAACCGTTGGCCTGGTGGCTTATTACACGCTGGACTCCATGTATCGGGATGTAACCGGCAATACCGCCAATATCGGCACGCCGGCCGGCGGGCCCTATTTTACCTGCGGCGCCGAAGGGCAAGCCCTGGCACTGGATGGGCAGGACGACGAGGTCGTCATCCTGAGCGGGCCCGTGAACAATGAATTTGACGATGAAGATGTCACGGTCAGCCTCTACTTCAAGCCTACCGGGGGAGACGGCACGCAGTACCTCCTCTCCAAACGCAGCCCGAGCTGCTTTGGAGGCAATGAATTTTACATCCGCTACGTGCCCGCTACCCGGACGATCAACGCCGTTTTCCTGGAAACGCCGGACAAATCCGCCTTCCTGGCTAAAAAAATTGCCAACACAGCTTGCTGGCAGCACGTCGCCGTCGTCCGCGAGGGCGGCCGGGCCCGGCTCTACCTCAACGGGGAGCGGGTTCAGTTGGTGACTACCGCCAACCGCCTGGATATTTTTAACGACGGCGACCTGACCATCGGCAACAGCGACTGCAAAACGGCGGCCGAACGGCCCTTCAAAGGGCTGATCGATGAGTTGAGGGTATACAACCGCGCCCTGGACGACAAAGACATTCGCGAACTGTACTTTGCCCCGGACCAAATCCGCCGGGAAAGCGCCGTGGTCAATGTCTTCCTGGGCGGGTCAGTAGACATAGCGCTGACCAATACCTGCGCCAGCTCCTTCAACTGGACGCCGGCGGAGGGCGTTTCCAACCCCTCTGCCCCCGAACCTTCCATTACGCCCAAAGAAAAGGGGGAAATCCTCTACTCCGTAGCCCTGGCCGATACCATCAGCGCCTGCGTGGCAACAGACTCCATCCTGATCAACGTGATCGACCCGGACGACCTCGACTGCAACGACATATCTTTGCCCAACGCCTTTACGCCCAACGGCGACGGGCTCAATGAGACATTCGGCATCAGCAACCCCTACACCGTGCAGCAACTGGTCTCCTTCGATGTCATCGACCGATGGGGGAACAAGGTCTTTTCTACCGCCGACCCCTTTGAACGCTGGGACGGTTTTTACCGGGGGCAGGCCGTCAATTCCGGCGTCATGCGCTACCAGGTGAGCTTTATTTGCGAAGGGGAGGAAAAAGTATTGACGGGTATTGTCTCCATCCTGAGGTGA
- a CDS encoding YbaB/EbfC family nucleoid-associated protein, with protein sequence MFGDLMGNMKEQQKEMRKKLAEFRVKADAGNGAVTVTANANRELLDIQFDREKLDWDDPEMVQDLIIAAVNKALEKAAEKEAEEAQNIMKNMLPPGMGDLGGLFG encoded by the coding sequence ATGTTTGGAGACCTGATGGGCAACATGAAGGAACAGCAGAAAGAAATGCGCAAAAAGCTGGCGGAATTCCGGGTGAAAGCCGACGCCGGCAACGGCGCCGTAACGGTAACGGCCAACGCCAACCGGGAACTGCTCGACATCCAATTTGACCGTGAAAAGCTCGACTGGGACGACCCGGAGATGGTGCAGGACCTCATCATCGCCGCCGTCAACAAAGCGCTGGAAAAAGCAGCGGAGAAAGAAGCGGAAGAAGCCCAGAACATCATGAAAAACATGCTGCCTCCGGGTATGGGCGACCTGGGCGGGCTATTTGGGTAA